A region of Nakaseomyces glabratus chromosome M, complete sequence DNA encodes the following proteins:
- the DPH6 gene encoding diphthine--ammonia ligase (CAGL0M04521g~Ortholog(s) have diphthine-ammonia ligase activity, role in cellular response to drug, peptidyl-diphthamide biosynthetic process from peptidyl-histidine and cytosol, nucleus localization), translating into MKFVALISGGKDSCYNILHCQRQGHELVALANLRPIDTDKQELDSFMFQTVGHDIVSLYENCTGLPLFRKEIHPKTSKNVELNYTPTKDDEIEVLYQLLSEVKQSIPDLQAVSVGAILSSYQRTRVEDVCGRLGLVVLSYLWQRSQLELMTEMCSMSKQEDELNTSESCKLDARIIKVAAIGLDNTDLGKSLPQLFPKMLKLNTRYEVHICGEGGEFESMVLDAPFFRKGFLKLEEVIDTTDNENDGVYNAQLIVKFQKRELPDDIFQSELSRLPVPPLFDPAWNELYELIDNENFEDTKTINTMNIRLPSVKTHTNRIGNLLYISNIQPQYKDGTVQEQVKDVLQQLDNILKDNHLTAKNVLYSSLLLTDMSLFASVNQEYSKFFDIWKNGPLPPARACIESNIINDGSALQLSVVVKYADQTLGNDIEKCEKSGLHVQGRSYWAPCNIGPYSQSIWLSNDLNQLSYLSGQIALEPSQMEMIDTNDAKQQAVLSLKHLDSIKQVINARNQVQLTCFISNNSIVPLLTQTWAQYSEDIIYSSEMEEWCGKPSESQDCLIIVKVSNLPRNALCEWGGIAAKSLEVEHDDHDLTAELRKLNLDGGINIINHHDLTLRRFKTTFANTAEQLITQIRGVTSKNTHCIIFFSEYLCVDKLQDTSAEFIPVEKVYNYKGEEVKFAAHIVNHTKF; encoded by the coding sequence ATGAAGTTCGTTGCATTGATATCGGGTGGGAAGGACTCGTGCTATAATATTCTTCACTGCCAAAGACAAGGTCATGAACTTGTCGCGCTGGCTAATTTGCGGCCTATAGACACAGACAAACAGGAGCTAGATAGCTTCATGTTTCAAACTGTTGGCCATGATATTGTCTCTCTCTATGAAAACTGTACAGGTCTTCCGTTGTTTAGAAAGGAGATTCATCCAAAAACGTCCAAGAACGTTGAATTGAACTATACACCCACAAAGGACGACGAAATTGAGGTACTGTACCAATTATTATCAGAAGTTAAACAATCGATTCCGGATTTACAAGCTGTAAGTGTTGGAGCCATCTTATCTTCATACCAAAGAACCAGAGTTGAAGATGTGTGTGGAAGGTTGGGACTTGTAGTTTTAAGCTACTTATGGCAGAGAAGTCAACTTGAGCTGATGACCGAGATGTGTTCAATGTCTAAGCAGGAGGATGAATTAAATACATCTGAGAGTTGTAAACTTGATGCTAGGATTATCAAAGTAGCAGCGATCGGCTTGGACAACACAGATTTAGGGAAATCGTTACCACAGTTATTTCCAAAGATGCTAAAATTGAACACCCGATATGAGGTTCATATTTGCggtgaaggtggtgaaTTTGAGTCTATGGTGTTGGATGCGCCATTTTTTCGTAAAGGATTTCTAAAACTAGAAGAGGTTATTGATACAACTgacaatgaaaatgacgGTGTATATAACGCACAATTGATAGTGaaatttcagaaaagaGAACTACCAGATGATATATTTCAATCAGAGTTGTCGAGATTGCCTGTTCCACCATTATTTGACCCGGCATGGAACGAATTGTATGAGCTTATCGATAATGAAAACTTCGAAGATACCAAAACGATCAACACTATGAATATAAGACTTCCCTCAGTTAAAACACATACAAACCGCATTGGAAACTTACTATATATTTCCAATATACAACCACAGTACAAAGATGGCACTGTACAAGAGCAAGTCAAGGATGTACTACAGCAACTGGATAATATACTAAAAGATAATCATCTCACAGCCAAAAACGTACTCTATTCTTCTCTGTTGTTGACAGATATGTCCCTTTTTGCCTCTGTAAATCAAGAGTACAGTAAGTTCTTTGATATATGGAAAAATGGTCCCCTACCACCAGCAAGGGCGTGTATCGAATCCAATATAATTAATGATGGTAGTGCTTTGCAACTCTCAGTAGTTGTTAAATATGCGGATCAAACTCTTGGAAATGATATAGAGAAGTGTGAAAAAAGTGGCTTACATGTCCAAGGAAGATCATATTGGGCACCATGCAATATTGGTCCGTATTCTCAATCTATTTGGCTATCTAATGATTTGAATCAACTTTCATATTTAAGCGGTCAAATTGCTTTAGAACCCTCACAAATGGAGATGATCGACACCAATGATGCTAAACAACAGGCAGTTTTATCATTAAAGCATCTAGATAGTATCAAACAAGTGATAAATGCAAGAAATCAAGTACAGCTAACCTGTTTCATTAGCAATAACTCAATAGTACCACTACTGACTCAAACTTGGGCTCAATATTCTGaagatataatatatagTTCAGAAATGGAAGAATGGTGTGGTAAACCTAGTGAGTCTCAAGATTGCTTAATTATTGTGAAGGTATCCAATTTGCCTAGGAACGCTCTTTGTGAATGGGGAGGGATAGCGGCTAAATCACTAGAAGTGGAACATGACGATCATGATTTAACAGCAGAATTACGTAAACTTAACCTAGATGGTGGCatcaatataataaatcatCATGACCTAACATTAAGACGGTTCAAGACTACCTTTGCTAATACAGCAGAGCAACTAATTACACAAATAAGAGGTGTAACTTCCAAGAATACGCAttgcattatttttttctctgaATACTTATGTGTAGATAAACTTCAAGACACTAGTGCCGAGTTCATTCCAGTTGAAAAGGTTTATAATTACAAAGGTGAAGAAGTAAAATTCGCGGCACACATTGTTAATCACACTAAATTTTAA
- the RRN5 gene encoding Rrn5p (CAGL0M04477g~Ortholog(s) have transcription factor activity, RNA polymerase I upstream control element sequence-specific binding activity and role in chromatin organization, transcription of nuclear large rRNA transcript from RNA polymerase I promoter), with protein sequence MSDDRTHKKQKRIRVRTDVVADYFDLYNREVRRVLMPEFGLTEELTRSKVHVNSRVRCLEPDHFSGQVLRRDDYDDYDDDNDEEHDDSESDGDYTTDDEVEPAEDDDMGTEWTRYEKEQFFYCMSRYSIHRVDEWCQTFTNKSKYEILVYYQVLRSNLEQLKTTRYKRLLPRSRFPIAYEMSPEFIRLEEMLCEQVNDVVLHKAGSDEGSVEDNEDSIIDIEKWNARWEPLYANTHIEELRPISIEPLPIAPEAIRYLTELVKRHTRKLLWHSVLPSLESARISKAALLGRQAEKRQAEKRPLAEEDIIEIQAHPRKKHHRDYYPHEITREDVLQAVITLKQEGSTQTYPLTLGECVLDTIKKYEIETSTQGRLFHSKDIAKQSVLSNLVSSHQRHHNAEDDSALALTGELATRYYDGISYMDRKYMSRMNRLLTSTYADSELWHVTESTTASQGPPDLFVQYYSHSVPTPHENNVTEKLALQLHDTQLANAVLDNPCEVALACEESRRLDLEDLARSRKHENMLLRYLVGVSERAQPMRVITDQTRSTAVSNKLLQWFQVSP encoded by the coding sequence ATGAGTGACGACAGGACGCATAAGAAGCAGAAGAGGATACGAGTACGAACGGATGTGGTAGCTGATTATTTTGATCTGTACAACAGGGAGGTGCGGCGTGTGCTGATGCCTGAGTTTGGGCTCACGGAGGAGCTAACGCGGTCGAAGGTGCATGTGAACTCAAGAGTACGATGTCTTGAGCCGGATCATTTTAGCGGGCAAGTACTACGCCGTGATGATTACGATGattatgatgatgacaaCGACGAGGAGCATGATGACAGTGAATCGGACGGTGATTATACAACAGATGATGAAGTAGAGCCAGCTGAGGATGACGACATGGGGACTGAGTGGACTCGTTATGAGAAGGAGCAGTTCTTCTACTGCATGTCGCGGTACAGCATACATCGAGTCGATGAGTGGTGTCAGACGTTTACGAACAAGAGCAAGTACGAAATATTGGTATACTACCAAGTGCTGCGGTCCAACCTCGAGCAATTGAAGACCACGCGGTACAAGCGTCTTCTTCCGCGGTCTCGATTTCCGATAGCCTATGAGATGAGTCCGGAGTTTATCAGGCTGGAAGAAATGCTGTGTGAGCAAGTGAACGATGTTGTGCTACATAAAGCTGGAAGTGACGAAGGTAGCGTCGAAGATAACGAGGATAGCATAATAGACATCGAGAAGTGGAACGCACGGTGGGAGCCTCTCTATGCCAACACCCATATCGAGGAGCTGCGGCCCATCAGCATAGAGCCGCTGCCGATAGCACCAGAGGCGATCCGATATCTCACGGAGCTAGTCAAACGACACACAAGGAAGCTACTGTGGCACAGTGTCCTGCCCTCTCTCGAGTCGGCACGGATATCCAAAGCTGCTCTCCTGGGGAGACAGGCTGAAAAGAGACAAGCTGAGAAGAGACCTCTGGCAGAAGAAGACATTATTGAGATACAGGCACACCCTAGGAAGAAGCACCACAGGGACTACTACCCGCACGAGATAACTCGGGAGGATGTTTTGCAAGCGGTGATCACGTTGAAACAAGAGGGCAGCACACAGACATACCCGCTTACGCTAGGCGAGTGTGTGCTGGACACAATAAAGAAGTACGAGATAGAGACGAGCACCCAGGGCCGTCTGTTCCACAGCAAGGACATCGCCAAGCAGAGCGTGCTGTCGAACCTAGTGAGCTCACACCAGAGACACCACAACGCAGAGGACGACTCAGCGCTGGCACTGACAGGGGAGCTGGCGACCCGCTACTACGACGGCATCAGCTACATGGACCGCAAGTACATGAGCCGCATGAACCGCCTGCTCACATCCACATATGCGGACTCAGAACTCTGGCACGTGACCGAATCTACAACCGCATCGCAAGGCCCACCTGACTTGTTCGTACAATACTACTCACACAGCGTCCCCACCCCGCACGAAAACAACGTGACGGAGAAGCTtgcccttcagctccacgACACGCAGCTGGCGAACGCGGTGCTGGACAACCCTTGCGAAGTGGCGCTGGCGTGCGAGGAGTCCCGCAGGTTGGACCTGGAGGACCTCGCCCGGTCACGTAAGCACGAGAACATGCTGCTGCGGTACCTGGTCGGTGTCAGCGAGCGGGCCCAACCTATGCGCGTCATCACAGACCAAACGCGGTCCACCGCCGTCTCAAACAAACTCCTACAATGGTTCCAGGTATCCCCCTAG
- the PUT1 gene encoding proline dehydrogenase (CAGL0M04499g~Ortholog(s) have proline dehydrogenase activity, role in proline catabolic process to glutamate and mitochondrion localization) — protein MLRIYRPRVMAIARRYVSQTAQTSNAMVADTTDPMMNPMQPKLSSHSQLPPSSVAYLKTLSRAEVFSLGMIGLATTSKPVLNLVIKLFPYVPMPLIKMFVSRLYCGGDNINEVKTFGEKLQKRGISNMMLSLTIEDSEGTKNIDINYIVEETIKSVHGVLKPNLVNQLEKCGNDAKKINEIAPGYIALKPSALVSNPHDVLMNFNNPDPHWVAQREKLIDNCSRIAQEIYDLNNDLLKKYPSRTAPFCVATIDAEKYDLQNSGVYELQRILFQKFNKLSSPMVSVIGTWQLYLVDSAAQLAREHARAMKEGYKLGVKLVRGAYIHSETKRDSIIFKTKEGTDENYDAVMTTVIQDLLKNGTKSYYGHLVVASHNYGSQMLATKILKDAPENVGKANIVLGQLLGMSDNVTHDLITKHGAKNIIKYVPWGPPLETKDYLLRRLQENGDAVKSDNGFPLVKAVIKSLFSRA, from the coding sequence atgcTAAGAATCTACCGTCCCAGAGTTATGGCTATTGCCAGAAGATATGTCTCGCAGACTGCGCAGACCAGCAACGCTATGGTCGCTGATACCACTGATCCCATGATGAACCCTATGCAGCCCAAGTTGAGTAGCCACTCGCAGCTGCCACCCAGCAGTGTCGCTTACTTGAAGACGCTGTCTCGTGCTGAGGTTTTCTCGCTGGGGATGATAGGGCTGGCCACCACCAGCAAGCCTGTGCTAAACCTTGTGATCAAGCTGTTCCCATATGTGCCTATGCCTTTGATCAAGATGTTTGTGTCCCGTCTGTACTGTGGTGGTGACAACATCAACGAGGTCAAGACCTTCGGCGAGAAATTGCAGAAAAGAGGCATCTCGAACATGATGCTGTCCCTAACCATAGAGGATTCCGAAGGTACAAAGAACATCGATATCAACTACATTGTCGAGGAGACTATCAAGTCCGTGCACGGCGTGCTAAAACCAAACCTGGTCAACCAGCTGGAGAAGTGCGGCAACGACGCGAAGAAGATCAACGAGATCGCCCCGGGTTACATCGCTTTGAAACCTTCTGCACTGGTGTCTAACCCACATGACGTGCTAATGAACTTCAACAACCCAGACCCTCACTGGGTCGCACAACGCGAGAAGCTGATCGACAACTGCTCTAGAATCGCCCAGGAGATTTACGACTTGAACAACGACTTGCTTAAGAAGTACCCTTCTAGAACAGCTCCATTCTGCGTCGCTACCATCGACGCTGAGAAGTACGACCTGCAAAACAGCGGGGTCTACGAACTACAAAGAATTCTGTTCCAGAAATTCAACAAGCTAAGCTCCCCAATGGTTTCCGTGATTGGTACTTGGCAACTATACTTGGTCGACTCCGCAGCACAACTTGCTCGCGAACACGCAAGAGCTATGAAGGAAGGTTACAAGTTGGGTGTCAAATTAGTTAGAGGCGCTTATATCCACTCTGAGACAAAGCGCGACTctatcatcttcaaaacTAAAGAAGGCACAGACGAAAACTACGATGCGGTCATGACCACTGTTATCCAAGACCTTTTAAAGAATGGTACCAAATCCTACTATGGTCACTTGGTCGTCGCATCTCACAATTATGGGTCTCAGATGCTGGCTACCAAAATCTTGAAAGATGCTCCAGAAAATGTCGGTAAGGCCAATATCGTCCTTGGACAATTGCTAGGTATGTCAGACAACGTCACTCACGATTTGATCACCAAGCATGGCGCAAAGAACATTATTAAGTACGTCCCATGGGGTCCTCCATTGGAAACTAAGGACTATCTATTGAGAAGATTACAAGAAAACGGTGATGCAGTTAAGTCAGACAATGGTTTCCCACTAGTGAAGGCAGTAATTAAATCACTCTTCTCTAGGGCTTGA